A stretch of the Halomonas sp. BDJS001 genome encodes the following:
- the rhlB gene encoding ATP-dependent RNA helicase RhlB, with protein MSESEQTTAPAQNRKPKRRRRKPRRRQSSWDLRQFQVPAVAGKWRFHDFDLPLPLMRAIHAQGFEYCTPIQAEALRQTLLGGDIVGKAQTGTGKTAAFLISVMAYFLEEPTPNGQKPGAPRALIIAPTRELALQIEKDAKALARFTQLNVASVVGGMDYQKQRESLGSKIDILVATPGRLLDFHQKRDIDLNEVEVLVLDEADRMLSMGFIPDVKRIIRYTPKKEERQTFLFSATFTDDILNLASQWTLNPAHVEIEVTVENQADIDQRVYLVSDDDKQRLLVNLLQQESFERVMVFGNRRDLVRKLDDLLKKAGVSAAMLSGDVPQNQRIKTLESFREGEIQVLVATDVAGRGIHIEDVSHVINYTLPEDPEDYVHRIGRTGRAGAKGVSISFVGEEDAFSLPEIERYINDKLPCVHPPEGML; from the coding sequence ATGAGCGAGTCGGAACAGACCACAGCACCGGCCCAGAACCGCAAGCCAAAACGTCGCCGTCGTAAACCGCGTCGTCGCCAGTCGAGCTGGGATCTTCGTCAGTTTCAGGTGCCCGCCGTGGCAGGCAAGTGGCGCTTTCATGACTTTGATTTGCCGCTGCCCTTAATGCGCGCTATTCATGCCCAGGGGTTTGAGTACTGCACGCCTATTCAAGCCGAAGCCCTGCGCCAAACGCTATTAGGTGGCGACATTGTCGGCAAAGCGCAAACGGGAACCGGTAAAACCGCCGCCTTTTTGATCTCGGTGATGGCCTACTTTCTGGAAGAGCCAACACCCAATGGACAAAAGCCTGGCGCGCCGCGTGCCTTGATTATTGCTCCTACCCGCGAGCTTGCGCTGCAGATCGAAAAAGATGCCAAAGCGTTAGCGCGCTTCACGCAGCTCAATGTGGCGAGCGTGGTCGGCGGTATGGACTACCAGAAGCAGCGTGAAAGCCTGGGCAGCAAGATCGATATTCTGGTGGCAACGCCAGGGCGGCTGTTGGATTTCCACCAGAAGCGCGATATCGACCTCAATGAAGTCGAAGTATTGGTGCTGGATGAAGCCGACCGTATGTTGTCGATGGGCTTTATTCCCGATGTTAAGCGGATTATTCGCTACACGCCGAAAAAAGAGGAGCGTCAGACCTTCCTCTTCTCGGCCACCTTTACCGACGACATCCTGAACCTTGCCAGCCAGTGGACATTAAATCCTGCCCACGTTGAGATCGAAGTGACCGTTGAGAATCAGGCGGATATCGATCAGCGTGTGTACCTGGTGTCCGATGACGACAAGCAGCGCTTGTTGGTTAACCTGCTCCAACAGGAGAGCTTCGAACGCGTGATGGTGTTCGGTAACCGTCGTGACTTGGTACGCAAACTTGACGACCTGTTGAAAAAGGCCGGTGTCAGTGCGGCGATGCTGTCGGGGGATGTGCCACAGAATCAGCGTATCAAAACCCTGGAAAGCTTCCGCGAAGGTGAGATTCAGGTATTGGTCGCCACTGACGTTGCTGGCCGTGGGATCCACATTGAAGACGTCAGCCACGTCATCAATTACACCCTGCCCGAAGACCCGGAAGATTATGTACACCGTATTGGTCGTACCGGACGCGCCGGTGCTAAGGGCGTGTCGATTAGCTTCGTTGGCGAAGAGGATGCTTTCTCATTGCCGGAAATCGAACGCTACATCAATGACAAACTGCCCTGCGTACATCCGCCGGAAGGTATGCTCTAA
- the dinG gene encoding ATP-dependent DNA helicase DinG, with amino-acid sequence MLDNALKSEIQDAYRRVVENLELTPRYGQRMMIAEIARTLGNIESDGEGKRTSDTHVCVLEAGTGTGKTLAYLIAALPIAKARGKRLIISTATVALQEQVLNQDLPSLASHSGIAFRYALAKGRGRYVCVARLDQALEGTEPNPTLSLFEQSLQTQSSDFAVIASDMAQAYGQGEWEGDRDNWPEAIEDAHWRRLTVDHRQCTGRRCGHFGACAFFRSRRELENADVIVANHDLVLADLALGGGAILPDPADCIFVFDEGHHLPEKALSHFAHRFAVHGCLRWLKTLRSSLTDLHQALAIQPTVSRLLVSLPELIHNLEPALGDVFSMGHQLAERPNGLADEEATHQSRFEKGQVPDALREQAQQLLVMFASLSRCLESISDILRESLDPDKQTGLDREQAETWLPLVALLHGRALEAHALWQAFSEQDVANEAPSARWITLSRVAGEPEVEFSASPVSAAHTLAKHLWGRCHGAVVTSATLTALGRFERLQERAGLANRYRYQALPSPFDYANAVLRVPQEATDPGDREAHERAIVTFVSQLAEKEAALVLFSSRAQLRAVDKALPAMVKERVLAQDALPKRELIERHRAAVDKGKGSIIFGLASFAEGIDLPGDYLTHVVITRLPFAVPDDPVGATLAEWIESQGGNAFMRISVPDASIKLVQACGRLIRKESDRGTITLLDKRVITRRYGQALLDALPPFRREISR; translated from the coding sequence ATGCTGGATAATGCCCTTAAAAGCGAGATTCAGGACGCTTATCGTCGCGTGGTGGAGAATCTTGAGCTAACGCCACGCTATGGTCAGCGCATGATGATCGCCGAAATCGCCCGCACGCTGGGAAATATTGAGAGCGACGGCGAGGGCAAGCGAACCAGCGATACCCATGTCTGTGTGCTCGAAGCAGGCACCGGCACGGGTAAAACCCTGGCCTATCTGATTGCTGCCTTGCCGATCGCTAAAGCGCGGGGCAAGCGGCTAATCATCTCAACGGCCACGGTCGCTCTCCAGGAGCAGGTGCTCAACCAGGATTTACCCTCGCTCGCTAGCCACAGCGGTATCGCTTTTCGCTACGCATTAGCCAAAGGGCGTGGCCGCTATGTCTGCGTGGCGCGCTTGGATCAGGCGCTCGAAGGTACCGAGCCCAACCCAACGCTGTCGCTGTTTGAACAGTCACTGCAAACCCAAAGTAGTGACTTCGCGGTCATTGCCAGCGATATGGCTCAAGCCTATGGCCAGGGTGAGTGGGAGGGGGATCGCGACAACTGGCCCGAGGCGATTGAGGATGCCCACTGGCGCCGTCTTACGGTGGACCATCGCCAGTGCACCGGAAGGCGCTGCGGTCACTTTGGTGCCTGCGCGTTCTTTCGCTCCCGTCGGGAGCTTGAAAATGCGGATGTCATTGTCGCCAATCACGATCTTGTGCTGGCTGATTTGGCCTTGGGTGGCGGCGCGATTCTGCCTGACCCTGCGGACTGCATCTTTGTCTTCGACGAAGGCCACCACCTGCCCGAAAAGGCGCTTTCCCACTTTGCCCACCGTTTTGCGGTGCACGGCTGTCTGCGCTGGTTAAAAACGCTGAGAAGCAGCCTGACCGACCTTCACCAGGCGTTAGCCATTCAGCCCACGGTGTCTCGCTTATTGGTGAGCTTGCCAGAACTGATTCATAACCTGGAGCCTGCGCTAGGTGACGTATTTAGCATGGGGCATCAGTTGGCGGAGCGGCCTAATGGTCTCGCTGATGAAGAGGCCACCCATCAATCGCGTTTTGAAAAGGGCCAAGTTCCCGATGCGCTGCGGGAGCAGGCGCAGCAGCTATTGGTGATGTTTGCGTCACTGTCGCGTTGTCTCGAGAGTATCAGCGATATACTGCGCGAAAGCCTTGACCCCGATAAGCAGACCGGCCTTGATCGTGAGCAGGCAGAAACCTGGCTGCCCTTGGTGGCGCTGCTGCATGGGCGAGCCTTAGAAGCCCATGCACTTTGGCAGGCGTTTAGCGAGCAGGATGTGGCCAATGAGGCGCCCAGCGCCCGCTGGATCACCCTTAGCCGTGTTGCAGGCGAACCGGAAGTGGAGTTCTCAGCTAGCCCCGTGTCAGCGGCGCATACCCTGGCCAAGCATTTATGGGGACGCTGCCACGGTGCGGTGGTCACCTCAGCGACCTTGACCGCTTTGGGGCGCTTTGAGCGCCTGCAGGAGCGGGCTGGATTGGCCAATCGCTATCGCTATCAGGCACTGCCAAGCCCCTTTGATTACGCCAATGCGGTGTTGAGAGTCCCCCAAGAGGCCACCGACCCTGGCGACAGGGAGGCCCATGAGCGGGCGATTGTCACGTTTGTGTCGCAGTTGGCCGAAAAAGAAGCGGCGCTGGTGCTGTTCTCTTCCCGTGCTCAGCTGCGGGCGGTGGATAAAGCCCTGCCTGCGATGGTAAAAGAGCGCGTGCTTGCTCAGGATGCGCTACCCAAGCGTGAGCTTATTGAACGCCATCGAGCGGCCGTTGATAAAGGTAAGGGGAGTATCATCTTTGGCTTGGCGAGCTTTGCGGAAGGGATTGATCTCCCCGGCGACTATTTGACGCACGTGGTGATTACTCGGCTGCCCTTTGCGGTGCCCGACGATCCGGTAGGTGCAACATTGGCGGAGTGGATTGAGAGTCAGGGCGGCAATGCGTTTATGCGCATTAGCGTGCCTGATGCGTCTATTAAACTGGTTCAGGCGTGCGGGCGTTTGATTCGCAAAGAGAGCGACCGAGGCACAATCACCTTGCTGGATAAACGGGTGATTACCCGCCGCTATGGGCAGGCCCTGTTAGATGCGCTACCGCCATTTCGGCGTGAAATCAGTCGCTAA
- a CDS encoding 3-deoxy-7-phosphoheptulonate synthase yields MSEQQVNNLNVLAQDVLTTPEALKNAVPLTEAAERTVIEGRKTIQNILDGNDPRLLVVVGPCSIHDVEAALDYARRLRTLADQVSDSLYIVMRVYFEKPRTTVGWKGLINDPHLNDSFEIDEGLHIARKLLVDLAEMGLPLATEALDPISPQYLQDCISWSAIGARTTESQTHREMASGLSCPVGFKNGTDGSLDVAINALQSVASPHNFLGINQAGQVAIIRTRGNAYGHVVLRGGNGKPNYDSVSVALAEKELEKAKLSPNIMIDCSHANSNKDAALQPLVLENVTNQILEGNTSIIGLMVESNIGWGNQKLTADLSQLQYGVSITDACIDWDTTVETFNRMNDKLATTLAKRIAK; encoded by the coding sequence ATGTCAGAACAGCAGGTTAATAACCTTAACGTCCTCGCTCAAGACGTTCTCACCACGCCAGAAGCGCTCAAGAATGCCGTACCGTTAACCGAGGCGGCAGAGCGTACCGTAATTGAAGGCCGTAAAACCATTCAAAATATCCTGGATGGCAACGACCCGCGGCTGCTAGTCGTCGTGGGGCCGTGTTCAATTCACGATGTGGAAGCCGCACTCGACTACGCCCGCCGTCTTCGCACACTGGCCGACCAGGTCAGCGACAGCCTGTATATTGTGATGCGCGTCTATTTTGAAAAACCACGCACAACGGTTGGCTGGAAAGGTCTGATTAACGACCCGCACCTTAATGACTCCTTTGAGATTGATGAAGGCCTGCATATCGCCCGCAAGCTGCTGGTCGATCTGGCAGAAATGGGCTTACCACTGGCGACCGAAGCACTCGACCCCATCTCACCTCAGTACCTGCAGGACTGCATTAGCTGGTCTGCGATTGGCGCCCGCACCACCGAGTCACAGACCCACCGGGAAATGGCGTCTGGCCTCTCCTGCCCGGTCGGCTTCAAAAACGGCACCGACGGCAGTCTGGACGTGGCGATAAACGCGCTTCAGTCCGTGGCCAGCCCGCACAATTTCCTGGGCATTAACCAAGCCGGTCAGGTAGCCATTATTCGCACCCGCGGCAATGCTTACGGCCACGTCGTTCTTCGTGGCGGCAACGGCAAGCCTAACTACGACAGCGTGAGCGTCGCCCTGGCGGAGAAAGAGCTTGAGAAAGCCAAGCTCTCACCCAACATCATGATCGACTGCTCCCACGCCAACTCCAACAAAGACGCTGCGTTACAGCCGCTGGTACTGGAGAACGTTACCAACCAGATCCTGGAAGGCAATACCTCCATTATCGGCCTAATGGTTGAGTCCAACATTGGTTGGGGCAACCAGAAACTAACCGCAGACCTCAGCCAGCTACAGTATGGTGTCTCCATTACCGATGCCTGCATCGACTGGGACACGACGGTAGAAACCTTCAACCGCATGAACGATAAGCTAGCCACCACCCTGGCCAAGCGCATCGCCAAATAA
- the rpoE gene encoding RNA polymerase sigma factor RpoE: MGTRETDQQLVERAQKGDTRAFDLLVKKYQHKIIGLIGRYVHDHSEVQDVAQEAFIKAYRALGKFRSESAFYTWMYRIAINTAKNYLVSRGRRPPGSDLDIVDAEIIDQSGRLADSESPEAAIARDQLEAAVYQAIENLPDDLRTAITLRELDGLAYEDIAQVMQCPVGTVRSRIFRAREAVDEHIRPLVSTARNSRDEEWS, from the coding sequence ATGGGCACTCGGGAAACAGACCAACAGCTTGTTGAACGTGCCCAGAAAGGTGATACGCGCGCTTTCGATCTGCTGGTAAAAAAGTACCAGCACAAAATTATCGGCCTGATTGGTCGTTACGTTCATGATCACTCTGAAGTTCAGGATGTGGCCCAGGAGGCATTTATTAAGGCGTACCGCGCCTTGGGTAAGTTTCGCTCAGAAAGTGCGTTCTATACCTGGATGTACCGCATCGCGATTAATACAGCGAAAAACTATCTAGTCTCGCGGGGAAGGCGTCCGCCGGGCAGTGATTTGGATATTGTCGATGCTGAAATTATCGACCAGAGCGGACGGTTGGCAGATTCAGAGTCGCCTGAAGCGGCAATCGCCAGAGACCAGCTTGAGGCCGCGGTTTATCAGGCGATCGAAAATCTTCCTGATGATCTGCGCACGGCGATTACCCTGCGCGAGCTGGATGGTCTTGCCTACGAAGATATTGCCCAGGTCATGCAGTGCCCCGTGGGTACCGTGCGTTCGCGAATTTTCCGTGCTCGCGAGGCGGTTGATGAACATATTCGCCCATTAGTATCGACGGCGCGGAACAGTCGCGACGAGGAGTGGTCGTAG
- a CDS encoding sigma-E factor negative regulatory protein: MSQNTRESLSVLMDGESDELELRRVLKALPNDDDAAETWRRYHLARSMMQREQGVDVSVDLSAGIMARLREEPAPMMQDSEPAAHRTGGISFARGAGVAAAVSLMVITGVQFFGNDSSVRQGSSDVATTTPGANGSTQVQPVSLASQSAVATRADMPMFEPTPFRLSGQSGQGGLMNISEAGYSVQTPQGVSASQGTNIDVDQIGLLQSYLEQHTQSAAYGSGDSWMPLMRSSAVTEPLGQR; the protein is encoded by the coding sequence ATGAGTCAAAACACACGGGAATCACTTTCGGTGTTAATGGATGGCGAAAGTGATGAGCTTGAGCTTCGCCGAGTGTTGAAGGCACTGCCGAATGATGACGATGCCGCAGAAACATGGCGCCGCTATCACCTTGCCCGCAGCATGATGCAGCGCGAGCAGGGCGTTGATGTAAGCGTTGATCTTTCTGCGGGCATTATGGCCCGTTTGCGCGAAGAGCCTGCTCCAATGATGCAAGACTCTGAGCCTGCGGCTCACCGTACGGGCGGCATCTCGTTTGCTCGCGGCGCCGGCGTTGCCGCTGCTGTGTCACTGATGGTGATTACTGGCGTTCAGTTCTTTGGCAATGACTCATCCGTTCGCCAGGGCAGCAGTGACGTAGCCACGACGACACCTGGGGCTAATGGATCCACCCAAGTGCAGCCCGTTAGCCTGGCTTCTCAGTCGGCAGTGGCTACGCGCGCTGATATGCCCATGTTTGAGCCTACTCCGTTTCGGCTCAGCGGCCAGTCGGGGCAAGGTGGTTTAATGAACATTAGCGAAGCTGGCTACTCGGTTCAGACACCCCAGGGAGTCTCCGCGTCCCAGGGGACTAACATTGATGTTGATCAGATTGGCTTATTGCAGTCTTATTTAGAGCAGCATACCCAGAGTGCCGCTTACGGTAGTGGCGACAGTTGGATGCCATTAATGCGTTCATCGGCAGTCACTGAACCATTGGGTCAGCGCTAA
- a CDS encoding MucB/RseB C-terminal domain-containing protein has translation MGVRNIRVPRRLKGTWALAFLVGTLSLQAHAENADSPTETSASEASARSSDSDGYECAMEEVEAQPRNATEWLERGLWASHCYAFQARAVAIDSVDVRTLALSHRIKDGIRQQVVQYLDGPSVSIERRSPVGRLAWTEGHGNGELPSPARWAAHLEKYYAIELEDNTRVADRDAIKLVFEPRDQWRFSHEWWLDGDTGLLLKHVLSDHQGRIIETFQITQLQSPEKYTGSVRAATPIVIGSTPWRATWLPDGFVAQPVTFAGDDIHQRVYSDGLATVSIFVEPLAQDATTTLQEGVQQLGVSAVAIEHAITAEGRWQLVVIGELPVATLQRIVRSITFDLLEDPSPQSNDQAGEIE, from the coding sequence ATGGGGGTGCGCAACATAAGAGTGCCCAGGCGCTTAAAAGGTACTTGGGCGCTGGCGTTTTTGGTGGGCACGCTCTCGCTTCAGGCGCATGCAGAAAATGCCGACAGCCCTACGGAAACCAGTGCTTCGGAAGCCAGTGCTCGCTCTAGCGATAGTGATGGCTATGAGTGTGCGATGGAGGAGGTTGAGGCGCAACCCCGCAACGCAACCGAGTGGCTTGAGCGCGGCCTGTGGGCCAGCCACTGTTATGCTTTTCAAGCGAGAGCAGTGGCTATCGACTCTGTCGATGTTCGCACGCTAGCACTGTCGCACCGCATTAAAGACGGCATTCGTCAGCAGGTGGTGCAGTACCTTGACGGCCCTTCCGTAAGCATTGAGCGTCGCTCGCCGGTGGGTAGATTGGCCTGGACTGAAGGGCATGGCAACGGTGAGCTACCTTCTCCAGCAAGATGGGCAGCTCATCTTGAGAAATATTATGCTATCGAGCTTGAGGACAACACCCGGGTAGCAGATCGTGATGCTATCAAGCTGGTTTTTGAACCCCGCGACCAGTGGCGCTTTTCACATGAGTGGTGGCTGGATGGGGATACCGGATTGCTGCTTAAACATGTGCTCAGTGATCATCAAGGCAGGATTATTGAAACCTTTCAAATTACCCAGCTTCAGTCTCCTGAAAAATATACTGGCAGCGTCAGGGCGGCTACCCCTATCGTTATCGGCAGTACACCTTGGCGCGCCACTTGGTTGCCCGATGGCTTCGTTGCACAACCCGTCACTTTCGCCGGCGATGATATTCACCAGCGCGTCTACAGCGATGGTTTGGCTACCGTAAGTATCTTTGTCGAGCCTCTTGCACAGGATGCAACCACTACCTTGCAAGAAGGCGTGCAACAGCTAGGGGTTTCGGCCGTGGCCATTGAGCATGCCATCACTGCTGAGGGGCGCTGGCAGTTGGTGGTGATTGGTGAGCTGCCGGTAGCAACGCTGCAGCGCATAGTTCGCTCAATCACTTTCGATCTCCTGGAAGACCCATCTCCGCAAAGCAACGATCAGGCTGGGGAGATTGAATGA
- a CDS encoding SoxR reducing system RseC family protein gives MMTSSCCDALSDTSLHRAGTVVDHVAQSVIVEISAQQNCEQCAQGRGCGGRLLARQRSQRIAVALPTRTSNAERNYPLGRQVTISLPRTSVTLLAFCVYGLPLMLALLLSGTVSFVSDMVWLAPLSFFIALVGGALGIKYLMRGRGERFRPRLVN, from the coding sequence ATGATGACCTCGTCTTGCTGTGACGCTTTGTCTGATACTTCTCTACACCGTGCTGGCACGGTCGTCGATCATGTTGCGCAAAGTGTCATCGTAGAAATTTCCGCCCAACAGAACTGCGAGCAGTGCGCTCAGGGGAGAGGTTGTGGCGGACGTTTGTTGGCGCGCCAGCGCAGTCAGCGCATTGCTGTTGCACTCCCCACGAGAACCAGTAACGCTGAGCGAAACTATCCGTTAGGCCGTCAAGTCACTATTAGCTTACCGCGCACCTCTGTCACACTGCTGGCTTTTTGTGTTTATGGATTGCCACTTATGTTGGCGCTGTTGCTATCCGGCACGGTGTCGTTTGTAAGTGACATGGTTTGGCTGGCACCGCTGAGTTTTTTTATTGCCTTGGTCGGCGGTGCGCTAGGTATTAAGTACCTAATGCGTGGGCGTGGGGAACGCTTTCGCCCACGCTTGGTCAATTAG
- a CDS encoding DegQ family serine endoprotease, whose protein sequence is MKRLILPSTLWVCVVALLTFGQVANAQNLPDFTALVEDAAPGVVNISTSRTVQRSSAPGLGGFGGQEIPEIFRHFFGEEFGDRFPAPPGGGQGRTEERQSLGSGFVISEDGYVMTNAHVVQDADEILVRLNDRRELSAEVIGSDPQTDVALLKIDASDLPTLTLGDSDELKVGEWVAAIGSPFGFDHSVTAGIVSAINRTLPRDAYVPFIQTDVAINPGNSGGPLFNLDGEVVGINSQIFTRSGGFMGVSFAIPINVAMDVADQLREGGRVNRGWLGVMIQPVSDDLAESFGMESAIGALIADLDPEGPAAQGGLQAGDVILEVNGEEVERSSSLPRLIGKGAPGTEVELTLMRDGEELTESVELGSWPDAEQQTAQGSSNNQARLGVMVAEIDDTMREQLNIPGGVIVRQVESGSVAAEAGIRPGDVLVSIDHRSVSSSNELVEIVEALPTDRAIPVRLFRDGRSLFVALRLE, encoded by the coding sequence ATGAAGCGCTTGATTCTCCCTTCCACGCTTTGGGTCTGTGTGGTGGCACTGCTAACGTTTGGCCAAGTCGCCAACGCTCAGAATTTGCCTGATTTCACTGCCTTAGTTGAAGACGCTGCGCCAGGGGTAGTGAATATCTCGACCAGTCGAACGGTACAGCGCAGTAGCGCGCCGGGTTTGGGTGGGTTCGGTGGTCAGGAGATCCCGGAAATTTTCCGTCACTTTTTTGGAGAGGAGTTCGGTGATCGCTTTCCAGCACCGCCTGGTGGCGGGCAGGGGCGTACAGAAGAGCGGCAGTCTTTAGGCTCAGGGTTCGTTATCAGTGAAGATGGTTATGTAATGACCAATGCACACGTTGTGCAGGATGCTGATGAGATCCTGGTGCGGCTCAATGACCGGCGTGAATTGAGTGCGGAAGTGATAGGTAGCGATCCACAGACTGATGTGGCGCTACTTAAAATTGATGCCAGTGACTTGCCTACACTTACGCTAGGGGATTCTGATGAGCTCAAAGTAGGTGAGTGGGTGGCTGCTATTGGCTCGCCTTTTGGTTTTGATCATTCGGTCACTGCGGGTATTGTCAGTGCCATTAACCGTACCTTGCCGCGAGATGCGTATGTGCCGTTTATTCAAACCGATGTAGCGATCAACCCCGGTAACTCCGGTGGCCCGCTGTTCAATCTAGATGGCGAAGTGGTGGGTATTAACTCACAAATCTTTACCCGCAGCGGTGGCTTTATGGGCGTCTCGTTTGCCATTCCCATTAACGTTGCCATGGATGTGGCCGACCAGCTGCGTGAAGGTGGTCGCGTGAACCGTGGTTGGTTAGGTGTGATGATCCAGCCCGTGTCTGACGACCTGGCCGAATCGTTCGGCATGGAGAGTGCGATTGGCGCGCTGATTGCTGACCTTGATCCCGAAGGCCCCGCGGCACAGGGTGGGCTTCAGGCTGGCGATGTCATCCTGGAGGTCAATGGTGAAGAGGTCGAACGCTCGAGTTCACTGCCACGGCTGATTGGTAAAGGTGCGCCCGGCACCGAGGTGGAGCTCACCTTGATGCGTGACGGTGAAGAGCTGACCGAGTCAGTCGAATTAGGTAGCTGGCCAGATGCCGAGCAGCAGACGGCGCAGGGCAGCAGCAATAATCAAGCGCGTCTTGGTGTCATGGTCGCAGAAATTGATGACACCATGCGTGAGCAGTTGAATATTCCCGGTGGTGTGATCGTGCGCCAGGTTGAGTCTGGCAGCGTGGCTGCTGAGGCCGGCATTCGCCCAGGTGATGTATTAGTGAGCATTGATCACCGCAGCGTTTCCTCTTCCAATGAGCTGGTAGAGATTGTCGAGGCGTTGCCCACTGACCGTGCTATTCCAGTACGTCTGTTCCGCGATGGGCGCTCACTCTTTGTAGCGCTTCGTCTGGAATAG
- the lepA gene encoding translation elongation factor 4, with product MSQDVPNGKLKHIRNFSIIAHIDHGKSTLSDRLIQTCEGLTERELKEQVLDSMDIERERGITIKAQSVTLDYTAADGQVYQLNFIDTPGHVDFSYEVSRSLYACEGALLVVDAAQGVEAQSVANCYTAIEQGLEVLPVLNKIDLPQADCDKVAQEIEEIIGLDATDACQVSAKSGIGIDALLERLVRDIPPPKGDPEAPLQALIIDSWFDNYLGVVSLVRLFDGTLRKGDKIRIKSTGRDWGATEVGIFTPQRKQTDILRAGEVGFIVAGIKEIHGAPVGDTITHTKTPDVARLPGFQKVKPQVYAGMFPVSADDYEDFRDALEKLALNDASLEYVPENSDALGFGFRVGFLGTLHMEIIQERLEREYDIDLLTTAPTVVYELAMKNGDVNYVSNPSKLPDMADVDEMREPIVRASILVPQEYVGNVIAECEQRRGTQRDMQFLGNQIQLAYELPMSEVVMDFFDRLKSISKGYASLEYNFERFEMAKLVRLDVLINGDKVDALAVIIHRDHAHGRGRLLVEKMKELIPRQMFDVAIQAAIGGQVVARSTVKALRKNVTAKCYGGDVSRKKKLLEKQKAGKKRMKQVGRVEIPQDAFLAVLKVND from the coding sequence ATGTCCCAAGACGTTCCCAACGGAAAGCTTAAGCACATACGCAATTTCTCTATTATCGCTCACATCGACCATGGCAAATCGACGCTCTCTGATCGCCTGATCCAGACCTGCGAGGGGCTGACCGAGCGTGAGCTTAAAGAGCAAGTGCTCGATTCAATGGACATTGAACGTGAGCGTGGTATTACCATCAAAGCGCAGTCGGTCACGCTGGATTACACCGCCGCCGATGGTCAGGTTTACCAACTGAATTTTATCGATACCCCTGGGCACGTCGACTTCTCTTATGAAGTGTCGCGTTCGCTCTACGCCTGTGAAGGGGCGTTGCTGGTGGTCGATGCTGCACAAGGGGTGGAGGCTCAGTCGGTCGCTAACTGCTATACCGCTATCGAACAAGGTCTGGAAGTACTGCCGGTACTTAACAAAATCGATTTGCCTCAAGCCGATTGCGATAAGGTGGCCCAGGAAATCGAAGAGATTATTGGCCTCGATGCCACTGATGCCTGCCAGGTTTCGGCTAAAAGCGGCATTGGCATTGATGCACTGCTTGAGCGTTTGGTACGTGATATACCGCCGCCCAAAGGTGACCCGGAGGCGCCGCTGCAAGCGCTGATTATCGACTCCTGGTTTGATAACTACCTGGGTGTTGTTTCGTTAGTGCGCCTTTTCGATGGCACGCTGCGTAAGGGCGACAAGATACGCATTAAATCAACGGGCCGCGATTGGGGCGCCACGGAAGTGGGTATTTTTACCCCCCAGCGCAAACAGACCGATATTCTGCGCGCAGGTGAAGTCGGCTTTATTGTTGCTGGCATCAAAGAGATTCACGGGGCACCAGTAGGCGATACGATTACCCACACCAAAACGCCTGATGTAGCGCGTCTGCCTGGTTTCCAAAAGGTAAAGCCGCAGGTGTATGCCGGTATGTTCCCGGTTAGTGCGGATGATTACGAAGATTTCCGCGATGCGCTTGAAAAACTGGCGCTTAACGATGCCTCGCTCGAGTATGTGCCAGAGAACTCCGACGCACTTGGTTTTGGTTTCCGGGTAGGCTTTCTTGGTACCCTGCACATGGAGATCATTCAAGAGCGCCTGGAGCGAGAGTATGACATCGACCTGCTCACTACCGCGCCCACGGTTGTCTACGAATTGGCGATGAAGAATGGTGATGTTAACTACGTCTCCAACCCTTCCAAGCTGCCCGATATGGCCGACGTAGATGAAATGCGTGAACCGATCGTACGCGCCAGCATATTGGTTCCCCAGGAATACGTGGGTAACGTCATTGCCGAATGTGAGCAGCGTCGCGGTACCCAGCGAGACATGCAGTTCTTGGGTAATCAGATTCAGTTGGCCTACGAGCTGCCCATGTCAGAAGTGGTCATGGACTTCTTTGATCGCCTGAAATCGATCTCCAAGGGATACGCTTCGCTTGAGTACAACTTCGAGCGTTTTGAGATGGCCAAGCTGGTGCGTCTTGATGTACTGATCAATGGCGACAAAGTTGACGCGCTAGCGGTGATTATCCACCGTGATCATGCGCATGGTCGTGGTCGTCTATTGGTCGAGAAAATGAAAGAGCTGATCCCACGGCAGATGTTTGATGTGGCGATTCAGGCGGCGATTGGGGGCCAAGTGGTAGCTCGCTCCACCGTGAAGGCGCTGCGCAAGAATGTGACGGCTAAGTGCTACGGCGGCGATGTCAGCCGTAAGAAAAAACTGCTCGAGAAACAGAAAGCAGGTAAGAAACGCATGAAACAAGTGGGGCGCGTGGAAATCCCCCAGGATGCCTTCCTTGCTGTGCTCAAGGTTAACGACTAG